The following proteins come from a genomic window of Populus nigra chromosome 6, ddPopNigr1.1, whole genome shotgun sequence:
- the LOC133696380 gene encoding flowering time control protein FCA isoform X2, translating into MNRHRGGDRYSDSDNDNDNYNYNTSSYNNTIDNQDSSYPNRRPSRFSDAPSRFSDSPINRYSDNGNSNNYTNYNRRSPNNYHGGGGGRRAFDSPPGGGVGGDGGFRPMGGGGDGGFRPMGGAGGGFVPNYQVPPPLSLPPQNISGRKRGFHGSSPDRFDGGGGRSGFAFAKLFVGSVPRTATEMDIRPLFEEHGNVIEVALIKDKRTGQQQGCCFIKYATSEEADRAIRALHNQRTLPGGVGPIQVRYADGERERLVEYKLFVGSLNKQATEKEVEEIFTPYGRVEDVYLMRDEMKQSRGCGFVKYSHRDMALAAINGLNGIYTMRGCEQPLTVRFADPKRPRPGGDSRGGPAFGSPGVGPRFQASGLRPPPNLGDPMGDHIPPNAWLPMSPQNMGPSSNAGVHGFGNQLPPRSGDLAMPLNQTVNQSLQHLPPASQQISPLQKPLQSPQHLPPSLQLHAQAASSYPQTQTSHVSQLQSSLATGQTPFSQALPSQHMIGFGRQLPASQTEIQQGISSTVALQAPHSMSVAINQQQLPAPVQQQLLQPLQQSPSQLAQMLSQQTQTLQASFQSSQQAFSQLQQQLQMMQPSNQSTLQQSPQAPRQQWPPQAVASTPLPVDLPPSTSAPTAGVMSQTVAPVKCNWTEHTSPEGFKYYYNGVTHESRWEKPEELKLFEQQQQLHQKPPVQLPQPQTNPQVLPTQQVPQTQQVHLQTQFRHQQQQPQPSFPSAEHGYTQLPAAASSVNDSTRFQGRPVAQDWMWRNKPAGT; encoded by the exons ATGAACAGACACAGGGGAGGAGACCGCTACAGCGACAGCGACAACGACAACGACAACTACAACTACAACACAAGCAGCTATAACAACACCATCGACAACCAAGATTCCTCGTACCCTAACCGCCGCCCCTCCCGCTTCTCCGATGCCCCTTCCCGTTTCTCCGACAGTCCTATAAACCGCTACTCTGACAACGGAAACAGCAACAACTATACCAATTACAATCGCCGTAGCCCTAATAATTACCATGGCGGTGGAGGGGGGAGGCGCGCGTTTGATAGTCCTCCGGGTGGTGGTGTAGGTGGAGATGGTGGATTCCGGCCcatgggtggtggtggtgatggggGGTTTAGGCCGATGGGCGGTGCAGGTGGGGGGTTTGTGCCTAATTATCAAGTGCCGCCTCCGTTGTCCCTGCCACCTCAGAATATTTCCGGGCGCAAACGAGGGTTTCACGGAAGCTCGCCTG ATAGgtttgatggtggtggtggtcgtAGTGGTTTTGCTTTTGCAAAGCTCTTTGTGGGTTCTGTTCCAAGGACAGCTACTGAAATGGAT ATTCGCCCCTTGTTTGAAGAACATGGAAATGTGATAGAGGTTGCATTGATTAAAGACAAGAGAACAGGACAGCAACAAG GctgttgttttataaaatatgcaaCCTCAGAAGAAGCTGATAGGGCCATCAGAGCTTTGCACAATCAACGAACTCTGCCTGGG GGTGTGGGTCCCATCCAAGTTAGATATGCTGATGGAGAACGAGAGCGCCTTG TTGAGTACAAGTTGTTTGTTGGTTCACTGAACAAACAGGCTACAGAAAAGGAAGTTGAGGAA ATTTTTACACCATATGGTCGGGTTGAAGATGTTTACCTTATGCGTGATGAAATGAAGCAGAGTCGTG GTTGTGGTTTTGTTAAATACTCCCATAGAGACATGGCATTGGCAGCTATTAATGGTCTTAACGGAATATATACAATGAGA GGTTGTGAGCAACCATTAACTGTCCGGTTTGCAGATCCTAAGAGGCCCAGGCCTGGAGGAGACTCAAG agGTGGTCCTGCATTTGGTAGTCCAGGTGTCGGCCCAAGATTTCAAGCTTCAGGGCTTAG ACCGCCACCAAATTTAGGGGATCCTATGGGTGACCATATTCCACCTAATGCTTGGCTTCCAATGAGTCCCCAGAATATGGGTCCTTCCTCCAATGCTGGTGTTCATGGTTTTGGGAATCAGTTGCCTCCCAGGTCTGGTGACTTAGCAATGCCTTTAAACCAG actGTTAACCAGTCACTGCAGCATCTCCCCCCTGCTAGCCAGCAAATATCACCTCTGCAGAAACCACTTCAATCGCCTCAGCACTTGCCACCTTCCCTTCAACTACATGCTCAAGCTGCATCTTCCTATCCTCAGACACAGACTTCTCATGTCAGTCAGCTACAGAGTTCGCTTGCTACTGGTCAAACACCCTTCAGTCAAGCACTGCCGTCACAGCATATGATTGGCTTTGGAAGACAGCTACCTGCTTCTCAAACTGAGATCCAGCAGGGCATCTCATCAACTGTAGCACTACAAGCCCCCCACTCCATGTCTGTAGCAATAAATCAACAGCAATTGCCTGCACCTGTTCAGCAGCAACTACTTCAGCCTCTCCAGCAGTCCCCTTCTCAGTTAGCTCAGATGCTGTCACAACAAACTCAAACCCTGCAAGCAAGCTTTCAGTCATCTCAGCAGGCTTTTTCCCAGCTGCAGCAACAGTTGCAGATGATGCAACCATCAAACCAGAGCACACTGCAACAGAGTCCCCAGGCTCCAAGACAGCAG TGGCCTCCACAAGCAGTTGCCAGCACTCCACTTCCTGTAGATTTGCCTCCATCTACTTCTGCTCCTACTGCAGGTGTTATGAGTCAGACTGTAGCTCCTGTAAAATGTAATTGGACTGAGCATACATCCCCCGAGGGATTCAAGTACTATTATAACGGTGTAACTCATGAAAGCCGA TGGGAGAAACCTGAAGAATTGAAATTATTTGAGCAACAGCAGCAACTGCACCAAAAACCTCCAGTTCAACTGCCTCAACCACAGACAAATCCTCAAGTTTTGCCCACCCAGCAAGTGCCACAAACCCAACAGGTGCATCTTCAAACACAGTTTCGCCACCAGCAACAGCAGCCACAGCCTTCCTTTCCTTCTGCG GAACATGGTTATACACAATTACCTGCAGCAGCTAGTTCAGTCAACGATTCGACACGCTTCCAG GGGCGTCCAGTTGCTCAGGATTGGATGTGGAGGAATAAGCCAGCAG GAACTTGA
- the LOC133695654 gene encoding GPN-loop GTPase QQT2-like isoform X2 — protein MDIDSKLDNFDVKSGDEGSSSMQVDSKGTAEEKDELTDSMNKLNVEASSSGQAGNSFRRKPVIIIVVGMAGSGKTTFLHRLVCHTQASRIRGYVLNLDPAVMTLPYGANIDIRDTVKYKEVMKQFNLGPNGGILTSLNLFATKFDEVIQVIENRADQLDYVLVDTPGQIEIFTWSASGAIITEAFASTFPTVVAYVVDTPRSSSPVTFMSNMLYACSILYKTRLPLVLAFNKTDVAQHQFALEWMEDFEAFQAAMRSDDSYMSTFSQSLSLVLDEFYKKLRSVGVSAVSGAGMDAFFKAIEASAEEYMETYKSDLDKRRAEKQQMEEEQRKHNMEKLRRGMEQSGGQSVVLSTGLKDKGQNDNMVDEDEDIEDDDFETFTDKEDVIDEDEDEEVGSFSF, from the exons ATGGATATTGACTCTAAGCTCGATAACTTTGATGTTAAGTCTGGGGATGAGGGCTCATCATCAATGCAAGTGGATTCGAAG GGAACTGCTGAAGAAAAGGATGAATTAACTGACTCAATGAATAAATTGAATGTGGAAGCATCGTCATCTGGGCAGGCGGGAAATTCATTCAGAAGAAAACCAGTTATCATCATCGTTGTTGGAATGGCAG GGAGTGGAAAAACAACTTTTCTTCACAGGTTGGTTTGCCACACACAAGCTTCAAGGATTCGTGGTTATGTGCTCAACCTTGATCCTGCTGTGATGACTCTCCCCTATGGTGCAAATATTGATATAAGGGACACCGTTAAGTACAAGGAAGTGATGAAGCAGTTTAATCTTGGACCAAATGGCGGAATCCTGACATCTCTTAACTTGTTTGCAACAAAATTTGACGAG GTCATTCAAGTCATTGAGAACCGAGCAGATCAGCTTGATTATGTTCTTGTGGATACGCCTGGTCAAATTGAAATATTCACTTGGTCTGCTTCTGGAGCTATCATCACAGAAGCTTTTGCTTCAACCTTTCCAACTGTGGTTGCTTATGTAGTTGACACGCCTCGTTCCTCAAGCCCAGTAACTTTCATGAGCAATATGCTTTATGCTTGCAGCATACTCTACAAGACACGGTTGCCTCTTGTGTTGGCGTTCAACAAAACTGATGTGGCTCAACACCAATTTGCTTTAGAG TGGATGGAAGATTTTGAAGCCTTCCAAGCAGCAATGAGGTCAGATGATTCATACATGTCTACCTTTTCTCAAAGCCTTTCCCTTGTGCTCGATGAATTCTACAAAAAATTGAGATCAGTTGGGGTCTCTGCTGTTTCTGGAGCTGGAATGGATGCCTTCTTTAAGGCTATCGAAGCCAGTGCTGAGGAGTATATGGAAACCTACAA GTCTGATCTTGATAAGAGACGGGCAGAGAAGCAACAAATGGAGGAAGAGCAGCGAAAACACAACATGGAAAAGCTGAGGAGGGGCATGGAACAATCAGGGGGGCAGTCTGTTGTTTTGAGCACTGGTTTGAAGGATAAAGGTCAGAATGATAACATGGTTGATGAGGATGAGGACattgaagatgatgattttgagacTTTTACTGACAAGGAAGATGTTATTGACgaggatgaagatgaagagGTGGGCAGTTTCTCCTTCTAG
- the LOC133695654 gene encoding GPN-loop GTPase QQT2-like isoform X3 → MNKLNVEASSSGQAGNSFRRKPVIIIVVGMAGSGKTTFLHRLVCHTQASRIRGYVLNLDPAVMTLPYGANIDIRDTVKYKEVMKQFNLGPNGGILTSLNLFATKFDEVIQVIENRADQLDYVLVDTPGQIEIFTWSASGAIITEAFASTFPTVVAYVVDTPRSSSPVTFMSNMLYACSILYKTRLPLVLAFNKTDVAQHQFALEWMEDFEAFQAAMRSDDSYMSTFSQSLSLVLDEFYKKLRSVGVSAVSGAGMDAFFKAIEASAEEYMETYKSDLDKRRAEKQQMEEEQRKHNMEKLRRGMEQSGGQSVVLSTGLKDKGQNDNMVDEDEDIEDDDFETFTDKEDVIDEDEDEEVGSFSF, encoded by the exons ATGAATAAATTGAATGTGGAAGCATCGTCATCTGGGCAGGCGGGAAATTCATTCAGAAGAAAACCAGTTATCATCATCGTTGTTGGAATGGCAG GGAGTGGAAAAACAACTTTTCTTCACAGGTTGGTTTGCCACACACAAGCTTCAAGGATTCGTGGTTATGTGCTCAACCTTGATCCTGCTGTGATGACTCTCCCCTATGGTGCAAATATTGATATAAGGGACACCGTTAAGTACAAGGAAGTGATGAAGCAGTTTAATCTTGGACCAAATGGCGGAATCCTGACATCTCTTAACTTGTTTGCAACAAAATTTGACGAG GTCATTCAAGTCATTGAGAACCGAGCAGATCAGCTTGATTATGTTCTTGTGGATACGCCTGGTCAAATTGAAATATTCACTTGGTCTGCTTCTGGAGCTATCATCACAGAAGCTTTTGCTTCAACCTTTCCAACTGTGGTTGCTTATGTAGTTGACACGCCTCGTTCCTCAAGCCCAGTAACTTTCATGAGCAATATGCTTTATGCTTGCAGCATACTCTACAAGACACGGTTGCCTCTTGTGTTGGCGTTCAACAAAACTGATGTGGCTCAACACCAATTTGCTTTAGAG TGGATGGAAGATTTTGAAGCCTTCCAAGCAGCAATGAGGTCAGATGATTCATACATGTCTACCTTTTCTCAAAGCCTTTCCCTTGTGCTCGATGAATTCTACAAAAAATTGAGATCAGTTGGGGTCTCTGCTGTTTCTGGAGCTGGAATGGATGCCTTCTTTAAGGCTATCGAAGCCAGTGCTGAGGAGTATATGGAAACCTACAA GTCTGATCTTGATAAGAGACGGGCAGAGAAGCAACAAATGGAGGAAGAGCAGCGAAAACACAACATGGAAAAGCTGAGGAGGGGCATGGAACAATCAGGGGGGCAGTCTGTTGTTTTGAGCACTGGTTTGAAGGATAAAGGTCAGAATGATAACATGGTTGATGAGGATGAGGACattgaagatgatgattttgagacTTTTACTGACAAGGAAGATGTTATTGACgaggatgaagatgaagagGTGGGCAGTTTCTCCTTCTAG
- the LOC133695662 gene encoding galactokinase-like has protein sequence MAKHEETPVPCYSSLEAVYGDGSQLEEAKLRFDHLKSKFLQVFGQPPDVFARSPGRVNLIGEHIDYEGYSVLPMAIRQDTIIAIRKNNAEKVLRIANVNDKYTQCDYPADPNQAIDLKNLRWGHYFICGYKGYYEFAKSKGVNVGEPVGLDVIVDGTVPTGSGLSSSAAFVCSATIAIMAAFDVNFPKKEIAQLTCECERHIGTQSGGMDQAISVMAKTGFAELIDFNPIQATDVQLPAGGTFVLAHSLAESQKAVTAATNYNNRVVECRLASIVLGIKLGMKQQDAISNVKTLSDVEGLCVSFANGRGSSDPVIAVKEFLKEKPYTAEEIEEITGESLRSIFKNSPSSLDVLKAAENYKLHQRAAHVYSEAKRVHAFKDTVSSDLSDEDKLKKLGELMNESHHSCSVLYECSCPELEELVKICRDSDALGARLTGAGWGGCAVALVKEPIVPQFILNLKEKFYQSRIDKGVISKNDLGLYVFASKPSSGAAIFRF, from the exons ATGGCGAAACATGAAGAAACGCCGGTTCCATGTTACTCATCGTTAGAGGCTGTTTACGGCGACGGATCTCAGCTTGAAGAAGCTAAACTTCGTTTTGATCACTTGAAATCCAAGTTTCTTCAAGTTTTTGGTCAACCCCCTGATGTCTTTGCTCGTTCTCCAG GGAGAGTGAATTTGATTGGAGAACATATTGATTATGAAGGCTACTCAGTGTTGCCAATGGCAATAAGGCAAGATACTATTATAGCAATCCGTAAAAATAATGCAGAAAAAGTCCTTCGAATCGCCAATGTTAATGACAAATATACGCAGTGTGATTATCCTGCTGATCCTAACCAG GCAATTGACTTGAAGAATCTTAGATGGGGTCATTATTTCATTTGCGG GTATAAGGGTTATTATGAATTTGCAAAATCAAAAGGAGTGAATGTGGGTGAGCCGGTTGGACTTGATGTTATTGTTGATGGAACTGTTCCAACag GTTCTGGTTTGTCAAGCTCTGCTGCCTTTGTTTGTTCTGCGACCATTGCTATTATGGCTGCTTTTGATGTGAACTTTCCAAAG AAAGAAATTGCCCAACTGACATGTGAGTGTGAAAGGCACATTGGAACACAATCTGGGGGAATGGACCAG GCAATCTCTGTCATGGCCAAAACTGGATTTGCAGAGCTTATTGATTTCAACCCCATTCAGGCAACTGATGTGCAACTTCCTGCTGGTGGAACATTTGTGCTTGCGCATTCTTTGGCAGAATCTCAGAAGGCAGTCACTGCTGCTACAAATTACAATAACAGAGTTGTTGAATGTCGACTCGCATCT ATCGTACTTGGAATAAAGTTGGGAATGAAACAACAAGATGCAATATCAAATGTCAAGACTCTTTCTGATGTCGAGGGATTGTGTGTATCATTTGCTAACGGTCGTGGTTCTTCTGATCCTGTCATTGCTGTTAAG GAATTTTTGAAAGAGAAACCATACACAGCTGAAGAAATTGAGGAAATTACTGGGGAAAGTCTTCGATCAATCTTCAAAAATTCCCCATCTTCTTTAGATGTGCTAAAAGCCGCCGAGAACTACAAGTTGCATCAG AGGGCTGCTCATGTATATTCTGAAGCCAAGCGAGTCCATGCTTTCAAGGACACAGTGTCTTCAGATTTAAG TGATGAGGACAAGCTAAAGAAGCTGGGTGAGCTTATGAACGAGAGTCACCACAGCTGCAGCGTTCTATATGAATGCAG CTGCCCAGAGTTGGAAGAACTTGTGAAAATTTGCCGGGACAGTGATGCTTTGGGGGCAAGACTCACAGGAGCTGGATGGGGTGGCTGTGCGGTTGCTTTGGTGAAAGAACCTATCGTCCCTCAGTTCATTCTCAATTTGAAG GAAAAGTTCTACCAATCAAGAATTGACAAGGGAGTAATCAGCAAGAATGATCTTGGACTCTATGTTTTTGCTTCAAAGCCTTCAAGTGGTGCTGCTATTTTCAGGTTCTAA
- the LOC133696380 gene encoding flowering time control protein FCA isoform X1, whose translation MNRHRGGDRYSDSDNDNDNYNYNTSSYNNTIDNQDSSYPNRRPSRFSDAPSRFSDSPINRYSDNGNSNNYTNYNRRSPNNYHGGGGGRRAFDSPPGGGVGGDGGFRPMGGGGDGGFRPMGGAGGGFVPNYQVPPPLSLPPQNISGRKRGFHGSSPDRFDGGGGRSGFAFAKLFVGSVPRTATEMDIRPLFEEHGNVIEVALIKDKRTGQQQGCCFIKYATSEEADRAIRALHNQRTLPGGVGPIQVRYADGERERLGAVEYKLFVGSLNKQATEKEVEEIFTPYGRVEDVYLMRDEMKQSRGCGFVKYSHRDMALAAINGLNGIYTMRGCEQPLTVRFADPKRPRPGGDSRGGPAFGSPGVGPRFQASGLRPPPNLGDPMGDHIPPNAWLPMSPQNMGPSSNAGVHGFGNQLPPRSGDLAMPLNQTVNQSLQHLPPASQQISPLQKPLQSPQHLPPSLQLHAQAASSYPQTQTSHVSQLQSSLATGQTPFSQALPSQHMIGFGRQLPASQTEIQQGISSTVALQAPHSMSVAINQQQLPAPVQQQLLQPLQQSPSQLAQMLSQQTQTLQASFQSSQQAFSQLQQQLQMMQPSNQSTLQQSPQAPRQQWPPQAVASTPLPVDLPPSTSAPTAGVMSQTVAPVKCNWTEHTSPEGFKYYYNGVTHESRWEKPEELKLFEQQQQLHQKPPVQLPQPQTNPQVLPTQQVPQTQQVHLQTQFRHQQQQPQPSFPSAEHGYTQLPAAASSVNDSTRFQGRPVAQDWMWRNKPAGT comes from the exons ATGAACAGACACAGGGGAGGAGACCGCTACAGCGACAGCGACAACGACAACGACAACTACAACTACAACACAAGCAGCTATAACAACACCATCGACAACCAAGATTCCTCGTACCCTAACCGCCGCCCCTCCCGCTTCTCCGATGCCCCTTCCCGTTTCTCCGACAGTCCTATAAACCGCTACTCTGACAACGGAAACAGCAACAACTATACCAATTACAATCGCCGTAGCCCTAATAATTACCATGGCGGTGGAGGGGGGAGGCGCGCGTTTGATAGTCCTCCGGGTGGTGGTGTAGGTGGAGATGGTGGATTCCGGCCcatgggtggtggtggtgatggggGGTTTAGGCCGATGGGCGGTGCAGGTGGGGGGTTTGTGCCTAATTATCAAGTGCCGCCTCCGTTGTCCCTGCCACCTCAGAATATTTCCGGGCGCAAACGAGGGTTTCACGGAAGCTCGCCTG ATAGgtttgatggtggtggtggtcgtAGTGGTTTTGCTTTTGCAAAGCTCTTTGTGGGTTCTGTTCCAAGGACAGCTACTGAAATGGAT ATTCGCCCCTTGTTTGAAGAACATGGAAATGTGATAGAGGTTGCATTGATTAAAGACAAGAGAACAGGACAGCAACAAG GctgttgttttataaaatatgcaaCCTCAGAAGAAGCTGATAGGGCCATCAGAGCTTTGCACAATCAACGAACTCTGCCTGGG GGTGTGGGTCCCATCCAAGTTAGATATGCTGATGGAGAACGAGAGCGCCTTG GTGCAGTTGAGTACAAGTTGTTTGTTGGTTCACTGAACAAACAGGCTACAGAAAAGGAAGTTGAGGAA ATTTTTACACCATATGGTCGGGTTGAAGATGTTTACCTTATGCGTGATGAAATGAAGCAGAGTCGTG GTTGTGGTTTTGTTAAATACTCCCATAGAGACATGGCATTGGCAGCTATTAATGGTCTTAACGGAATATATACAATGAGA GGTTGTGAGCAACCATTAACTGTCCGGTTTGCAGATCCTAAGAGGCCCAGGCCTGGAGGAGACTCAAG agGTGGTCCTGCATTTGGTAGTCCAGGTGTCGGCCCAAGATTTCAAGCTTCAGGGCTTAG ACCGCCACCAAATTTAGGGGATCCTATGGGTGACCATATTCCACCTAATGCTTGGCTTCCAATGAGTCCCCAGAATATGGGTCCTTCCTCCAATGCTGGTGTTCATGGTTTTGGGAATCAGTTGCCTCCCAGGTCTGGTGACTTAGCAATGCCTTTAAACCAG actGTTAACCAGTCACTGCAGCATCTCCCCCCTGCTAGCCAGCAAATATCACCTCTGCAGAAACCACTTCAATCGCCTCAGCACTTGCCACCTTCCCTTCAACTACATGCTCAAGCTGCATCTTCCTATCCTCAGACACAGACTTCTCATGTCAGTCAGCTACAGAGTTCGCTTGCTACTGGTCAAACACCCTTCAGTCAAGCACTGCCGTCACAGCATATGATTGGCTTTGGAAGACAGCTACCTGCTTCTCAAACTGAGATCCAGCAGGGCATCTCATCAACTGTAGCACTACAAGCCCCCCACTCCATGTCTGTAGCAATAAATCAACAGCAATTGCCTGCACCTGTTCAGCAGCAACTACTTCAGCCTCTCCAGCAGTCCCCTTCTCAGTTAGCTCAGATGCTGTCACAACAAACTCAAACCCTGCAAGCAAGCTTTCAGTCATCTCAGCAGGCTTTTTCCCAGCTGCAGCAACAGTTGCAGATGATGCAACCATCAAACCAGAGCACACTGCAACAGAGTCCCCAGGCTCCAAGACAGCAG TGGCCTCCACAAGCAGTTGCCAGCACTCCACTTCCTGTAGATTTGCCTCCATCTACTTCTGCTCCTACTGCAGGTGTTATGAGTCAGACTGTAGCTCCTGTAAAATGTAATTGGACTGAGCATACATCCCCCGAGGGATTCAAGTACTATTATAACGGTGTAACTCATGAAAGCCGA TGGGAGAAACCTGAAGAATTGAAATTATTTGAGCAACAGCAGCAACTGCACCAAAAACCTCCAGTTCAACTGCCTCAACCACAGACAAATCCTCAAGTTTTGCCCACCCAGCAAGTGCCACAAACCCAACAGGTGCATCTTCAAACACAGTTTCGCCACCAGCAACAGCAGCCACAGCCTTCCTTTCCTTCTGCG GAACATGGTTATACACAATTACCTGCAGCAGCTAGTTCAGTCAACGATTCGACACGCTTCCAG GGGCGTCCAGTTGCTCAGGATTGGATGTGGAGGAATAAGCCAGCAG GAACTTGA
- the LOC133695654 gene encoding GPN-loop GTPase QQT2-like isoform X1 translates to MEGGDGSEERRRVWWSISALVKMDIDSKLDNFDVKSGDEGSSSMQVDSKGTAEEKDELTDSMNKLNVEASSSGQAGNSFRRKPVIIIVVGMAGSGKTTFLHRLVCHTQASRIRGYVLNLDPAVMTLPYGANIDIRDTVKYKEVMKQFNLGPNGGILTSLNLFATKFDEVIQVIENRADQLDYVLVDTPGQIEIFTWSASGAIITEAFASTFPTVVAYVVDTPRSSSPVTFMSNMLYACSILYKTRLPLVLAFNKTDVAQHQFALEWMEDFEAFQAAMRSDDSYMSTFSQSLSLVLDEFYKKLRSVGVSAVSGAGMDAFFKAIEASAEEYMETYKSDLDKRRAEKQQMEEEQRKHNMEKLRRGMEQSGGQSVVLSTGLKDKGQNDNMVDEDEDIEDDDFETFTDKEDVIDEDEDEEVGSFSF, encoded by the exons ATGGAAGGGGGAGATGGCAGTGAAGAGAGACGCCGTGTGTGGTGGTCGATTTCAGCTTTAG tgaaAATGGATATTGACTCTAAGCTCGATAACTTTGATGTTAAGTCTGGGGATGAGGGCTCATCATCAATGCAAGTGGATTCGAAG GGAACTGCTGAAGAAAAGGATGAATTAACTGACTCAATGAATAAATTGAATGTGGAAGCATCGTCATCTGGGCAGGCGGGAAATTCATTCAGAAGAAAACCAGTTATCATCATCGTTGTTGGAATGGCAG GGAGTGGAAAAACAACTTTTCTTCACAGGTTGGTTTGCCACACACAAGCTTCAAGGATTCGTGGTTATGTGCTCAACCTTGATCCTGCTGTGATGACTCTCCCCTATGGTGCAAATATTGATATAAGGGACACCGTTAAGTACAAGGAAGTGATGAAGCAGTTTAATCTTGGACCAAATGGCGGAATCCTGACATCTCTTAACTTGTTTGCAACAAAATTTGACGAG GTCATTCAAGTCATTGAGAACCGAGCAGATCAGCTTGATTATGTTCTTGTGGATACGCCTGGTCAAATTGAAATATTCACTTGGTCTGCTTCTGGAGCTATCATCACAGAAGCTTTTGCTTCAACCTTTCCAACTGTGGTTGCTTATGTAGTTGACACGCCTCGTTCCTCAAGCCCAGTAACTTTCATGAGCAATATGCTTTATGCTTGCAGCATACTCTACAAGACACGGTTGCCTCTTGTGTTGGCGTTCAACAAAACTGATGTGGCTCAACACCAATTTGCTTTAGAG TGGATGGAAGATTTTGAAGCCTTCCAAGCAGCAATGAGGTCAGATGATTCATACATGTCTACCTTTTCTCAAAGCCTTTCCCTTGTGCTCGATGAATTCTACAAAAAATTGAGATCAGTTGGGGTCTCTGCTGTTTCTGGAGCTGGAATGGATGCCTTCTTTAAGGCTATCGAAGCCAGTGCTGAGGAGTATATGGAAACCTACAA GTCTGATCTTGATAAGAGACGGGCAGAGAAGCAACAAATGGAGGAAGAGCAGCGAAAACACAACATGGAAAAGCTGAGGAGGGGCATGGAACAATCAGGGGGGCAGTCTGTTGTTTTGAGCACTGGTTTGAAGGATAAAGGTCAGAATGATAACATGGTTGATGAGGATGAGGACattgaagatgatgattttgagacTTTTACTGACAAGGAAGATGTTATTGACgaggatgaagatgaagagGTGGGCAGTTTCTCCTTCTAG